The following DNA comes from Miscanthus floridulus cultivar M001 chromosome 5, ASM1932011v1, whole genome shotgun sequence.
CTTTGAACCTGAAGCTGTCCTTCGTTGCTAGCGCAGAATGGCTGTAATAGGATAGAGTACTAAAGGAGAAGTAAGAGGGGGAGGAGAGTATCTATTGCTAACACAAATCCAGTTCAATACCCACTTGGTCAAGTATGGGGCCGGCGTCAGCCATCGCGAAAACGTGATCCCCCGCCCGTATCGGCTGACCGTAAGAACGGAAGAACCCACCAATCGATCCCCCGTAAAAGAGAGGATACTTAGGgcttgtttagtttgcaaaatttttggcgaaacggtactgtagcactttcgttgttatttgataattagtgtccaatcatagtctaattaggcttaaaagattcgtctcgtgaatttcgtctaaactgtgtaattagttttattttttatttatatttaatgcttcataaatgcgtcaaagattcgatgtgaagaaaaatcttgaaaaaatttGTAAAATGAAGACCTTAGCAAACAAGCCATCGGTAGCCGTGTCATCATTTTCCGTGCCAGCCATCATGACATGGATTTTCCGTGCATCCTAGCTGCACAGCACAGCGCGGTCGCGGGTCAATGAATTTGACTAAATACTCCTTCAACACAAAAAAAACGTAATGTAGCGGTACTATACTATGAAATAAACCATGCAATGGAGTCAACTGAGAGGTCACCAAATAGCAAATGCACTGTCTTATGTTTAATCAGGCTTATAGAAAATACGTAGTAGTTTGTCAAAAAAAAAGAAGGCTTAGACAAAAGAGGATCAACATCTACGGCATCATAAATAGAGGTAAGCTATGTATGTATGAAAATAATATAGTTCGTAAATGGATCTATGATGTTTTATACACCCACCaccttaaaataaaataaaaacaattTGCAAATTTGTCTTGATTCAAACAATCTTAAGTTCAACCAAACCTATAGAAAAGAGCATGAATATAGCAACTCCCAGAATTTGTCCTGAGTCAAACAATTTCTGATTGTGAAAGATTGTTgcctgaattttttttaaaattaagGCGCCCAAAATATAGCGACTCCCACATTTTTCAACTGAAGGAGAACTAGTCAAGCTGCCAGATGAGGAACAGAGCAAGTGCATTCATCACTGCTGCTGACCCACCATGGcaccatacatacatatatagagCTTAGGAGCGCGCACAAATGGTTACTCCGGCAGCCATGGCCATACCTATACCCATCCGTCTGCTGTTGGTCGCGCTCGCCACGGTTGCTTCCCTGCCCATGGCCGGTGCGCAGACCAACAACATCACCTTAGGAACCTCCATGCCGGCCGCCGCCGGTGCCGCCTGGTCTTCCCCATCCGGCCGCTTCGCCTTCGGTTTCTACGCCACGGGCGGCGGCCTCACCGTCGGCGTCTGGCTCGCCACCACGCCCAACGTGACGGTCGTGTGGACGGCCGCCGGCAACAGCACTCCAGCCACGGGTGGCGAGCTCCGAATCACCAACAGCGGCTTGCTCTGGACCGGCGCCGACGGCCTGTACAGGAGCCTCGCCGTGGCGCCCCAAACGGTCGTCGCAGCGGCCATGCGCGACGACGGCAGCTTCGTGCTCTACGGCGCCGACGGGACCGTGGTGTGGTCCACGTTCGCGACGCCCACTGACACCTTGCTCACCGGTCAGGACCTCGTGCCTGGCGCGCAGCTCTTCTCCAGCGTCTCGCCCACCAACAGGGCCGCCGGGAAGTACCGCCTCGCCAACCAGCTCAACGACGGCAACCTCGTCTTGTACCCCGTGCAGACGGACAACGTCGCGGCCGACTCGTACTGGAACACCGGCACGTTCGTCGGCCTCCAGCTCACGCTGCGCCTCGACGCCACCGGCTTGCTCTACCTCACCGCGGGCAACAACGGCAACTTCACCAGAAACGTGTCGGATCCCGTGGCTGCGCAATCGGCCGGCGAGGAGCAAGTCTTCTACCGGGTCACGCTCGATCCCGACGGAGTCCTGCGGCTGTACCGCCACGCCGTCTCGTCCGGCGGCGTGTGGAAGACCGACGTCCAGTATACACGGCCGGAGGACCGGTGCGAAGTCAAAGGCGTGTGCGGGCTCAACAGCTACTGCGTCCTCGACCGCGACGCGCAGCCCACCTGCCTGTGCCCGCCGGGCTTCGACTTTATCGACGGCAGCAACGCGGCGCTTGGCTGCACCCGGAGGTCAGGCGCCGGGGACTGCGCGGCCGCCGCAGCTGGTCTGTCCATGGCGACGATGCCGAACATGTGGTGGGTGGACAAGTCATACGCTGTGATTGGCAACGTCACGAGCGAGCCCGACTGCCAGGCCGCGTGCATGAACGACTGCTTCTGCGCCGCCGTGCTGCTGGACACCAACGCCTCCAGGTGCACCAAGCAGCAGCTCCCGCTCCTCTACGGCCGCGCGGGCGGCAGGTACACGCTGTTCGTCAAGAACGCAGAGGGGACGGCGGCGAGTCCCGCCCCCGCGCCTGGCGACAAGAGCTACCGCAGCCGTGTCGGGCGCGCGGCCACCATCGCGCTCATCTGCACCGGGATCCTCGCGTGCGTGTCCTTAGCCGCGCTCCTGGCGGCGGCGCGGCTAGTTCTGGGCGAACCGGAGGACGTTCGCGGAGCCGGACGCGGCGGAGGCCCTGGACGAGGAGGCGCCCTTGAGGTCGTACAGCTACCAGGAGCTGGAACACGCGACCTGCGACTTCCGCGAACCGCTGGGCCGCGGCGCGTTCGGCACGGTGTTCCGGGGCACGCTGCTGCACAACGGCGGCGAGAAGGCGATCGCCGTGAAGCGGCTGGAGAAGGTGGTGGAGGAGGGGGAAGTGGAGTTCCAGCGGGAGGTGCGCGCCATCGGGCGGACGAGCCACAGGAACCTGGTCCGGCTGCTGGGCTTCTGCCACGAGGGCGCCAACCGGCTGCTGGTGTACGAGTACATGAGCAACGGGTCGCTGGCGGAGCGTCTGTTCAAGAACAGCGCCGGCGGAGGCGGACCGCCGGCGTGGGGCGAGCGGATGGGCATCGCGCTGGACGTCGCGCGCGGGCTGCACTACCTCCACGACGAGCTGGATAGCCGCGTGATCCACTGCGACGTGAAGCCGCAGAACATCCTGATGGACGCGTCGGGAACGGCGAAGATCGCCGACTTCGGGCTGGCGAAGCTGCTGCTCCCGGACCAGACGCGGACGTTCACGGGGGTGCGCGGCACGCGCGGGTACATGGCCCCGGAGTGGTACCGCGGCGTTGGGCCGCTGACGGTGAAGGCGGACGTTTACAGCTACGGCGTGGTGCTGCTGGAGATCGTGACGTGCCGCCGGAGCATGGAGCTGGAAGAGGCCGGTGAGGAGCGGACGCTCATGGAGTGCGCACACGAATGGCTGTTGCGCGGCGAGGTGTGGCGGGCCGTGGGCTGCGAAGACGAGGCGGCGGAGGCcgtggaggtggagcgggcggTGAAGGTTGCGGTGTGGTGCGCGCAGGCGGAGCCCCAGGCGAGGCCCGCAATGAGGAGCGTCGTCCTGATGCTGGAAGGGCTCGTGGAGGTACCgttcccgccgccgccggcctcctcCTGATCGAGATGCGTCATCATGATAAATTCAAATCAGAAATACTATACCACACGTTTTAGAGCAATCCAACACGTGATTTTAAAGCCGTCTGATCTTTCCTAGCTCCAGCACACCTTCGTCCAATCTGTGCCCGCGCCACCACTGTGGCCTCGCTgcgccgtgcccgtgcccgcACCGCTGCGGCCTCGCCGCGCCgtgcctgcgccgccgccgctcccgtgTCAGCGCCGCCGCTGCGGCCTCGCCGCGTCGTGTCCGCGCCGCCGCGATTTGTTACTTGTGATTTGTGCCGACACAGCCACGATTTGTTCTTGCCCTTTCATAAAAAAAATTGTTTGTTGTGATCTGAGATTTGTGATTTGTTGTTACTTGTGATTTGTGCCGACATAGCCGCGGCCAAGGGCGGGGCGGCCGACGGCGGTAGGGGCGAGTTTGTGCAGTGcgtctagaggtagaagaaggctggaggctggaggtagaagaaggctagaGGCCGTTGGATCTTCATCCTACAGTTCAAAAAAAACTTGTGTTAaaactacataaaacacatggttatgCAGTAGACATACTCAATTCAAATACGTCCCTCGCATCTACCCATCTTCTTTTATCTGTCCGACCATCGCATTTTAGGGGGCTAATTTTGCAGTATCTTTCATAATTCAGAGGTGAATATAATTAAGATGTAAATTTAGGGAGTTATTGACGAGTACATTACCACAGGTATCCATCAGGAGTGATCAAATGCGACTCAAGAAGATTAACCCCCTTATTGACTTTAACTATTGTGCAACGGCTTGTCACTGGATCCCAATACGAGTGATCAGAAGACGCTCCAACCAAAAAACCGTGCTCCTCTAAGGGCATGTACAGTTGTTTAGAAATTACCACCAGGataaattcctagctggattGCTTAGTTAATTTGATTAAGCTTCATCAGCCGGAACGGTTTCTAGGCTCCTTTTAGAACAACCGAATGCAGTCATACGCACTTGTTGCTTCCCAAGGGCAATGGGCGTACGAGTCAAAACCCTATGTGACAAGGGGGACAAGATGTGCCTTTTCCTACACTTACATgctgttcgctcgttggtttcagttAGGGCTTATCAGCTAGTTAACAGTATTTtcatctcacaacaaaccagtaccATTCGGGCTTATcacacattatatatatatatatatatatatatatatatatatatatatatataatgtatgTGTACTTGAGGGTTTGCTTCTATACAGCCTTTGCACACAGAAAGAGGTAAGGCTCATGCGTTTCTGTTTCCTACGTGAGTTGGATAGAGTTGAGCCTGGCCATGTCAAAAGCACAAGAAGTCGTCGACGTACAGAACATGCGTGCTCATCCCCAGTAGCTCGAAACAAAGCCAGAAGGCAAGGCAATGCAAGCTGTGCTAGCTCGGTAGCTCCCACGCCATCGAGCCGGCCGGGCCTTTTGTCGCTGGCGGCGCACGGCATGACGAAGACGACGTGCTACTGAAACTGACTCGGTGGGCGCACGAACAGAGACGCCATGACCACGATCAGACAAAGAGGAGGACGTGTACTTGTCATCCCAAAGCAACTCATTTCTGCAAGCTACCATGCATGCCGCGGCCCGCGCGCACACAACGACGCCGCGCCGACCAGCTGAGAGCTGGCCAGCTCCCCTCGCGCGTGACCGTGACATGCCGGTGGCGGCGGCTTCACCATCTCCTCTTGTCACGCTACTGCAGCGCATGGGCTATCAGCGAAGCGATGGAGCACGGAGGCCGCCCGGCACGGCAGCGCAGCGGCGCCCGCGTGCGTGTGCACCTGTATGCCAGCCCGAACGCACGGACGGCGCCCGCCCGGCGCTTCACGCACACGCACACGAAACCTTGCCGTGCGGGCTGGCTGGCCGCGCGCCCTTCAAGTACCGGCAGACTCAGTCGACGAACACACGTGCAGTTAAACAAGGGTCCAGCTAGCTTGAGAGCTCTTCGGTGGGCGGCTGTTGGTCGTAGCAGGCACGGTAGAGATCGAGAGAGAGAATAGCTAGCTAGAGGGAAGGGGGCTGCATTGGGATCGGATCTGGGGCATCACCTGGTAATAATGGCGTTGCTGTCGCTGGAGGCGTTGGGGAGGAGGAACGTGGCCGGCCCGCTGCTGCTGCTCAATCTCGCCCTCTACGTGTCCATGACGGGGTTCGCGAGCTGGGCGCTCAACAGCTTCGTCGACGACATAGGCGATCAGGAATACTACCCACCTGCAGGTCACCCTCTCCTACCGTGCAAATAATGACCCTTGCAGAGATTCTTTTATTATATGTATATACATACTCAACTCAATGCGTGTAGACGACGCGTGCATGTGCACGGGCATGCCTGCAGGAGCGGCGCCGCGCAGCGCCGGCGACGAGGCGACGCTCCACTTCATCCAGTTCGCGCTGCTGGCGGCCGTGCTCGGCAGCGCAGCCAAGGCCGCGGCGGCGTTCCACGCGCGCGCGTCGTGGCGGCCGCAGGGCCTCGCGGCCGCCGCGGCGCTGGGCACCGTCGCGTGGGCGGCCACCGCGCTCGCCCTCGGCCTCGCGTGCAAGGAGATGCGGGCCGCCGCAGCCGCGGCGCGCGGGTGGCAGATGCGCGCGCTGGAGGCGATCACCGCGACGCTGGCCGTCACGCAGCTGGCGTACGTGCTGCTGCtgcaccgcgccgccgccgccgactccgacgtcgacgccgacgccgccgccggcgaccaGTGCGAGCCTGGCTGCTCCGCCGCCACCGAGGGTGAAGACGTTGACTGCCAGCACGCGCAGCAGCAgcatggccaccaccaccacaggcAGGGCGGCGGGCCCTCGTGCAGTGTCATGTGAACTAGCATACCCATGGTGTTGTCACTGTGTTGTCTTGTCATTTTCCGTGCTTGTGTTTCGTCGCGTGGAAAATAAGCAATTTATAAGCTCAGTTTCTGTTTGTATCGTGTTTCATGTGTTCGTTTCGTGTCTGTCAGTATGTGTATGCGTATATATGTGTTTGTGTGTGACAGTATGTGTATGTATGTGTTTGTGTGTGACAGTATGTGTATGTGTACGTAATATTGTGCTGTGTATTGTGATGTTCATTTGCTGCCATGCATGTTCCCCTAGTGCATGACAGTACGTATTTCTGTTCGATGTCAAATTAATAAAAGGACTTGTTTATCAAAAAGAAAAGATAATAATAAGAACTTGTGGTTTTGCCATATTTTCTTTGTTTCAGTCTTATTTACTTCCAGATAGCCACAAATTTGAATGATCCCACACTTGGAGATGTCTATAACAATTAACACATGAGTTGCATATAGTATGTGATTCAGATCGAGGAGGAGGGGACACGAACCTCAATACGAGGACGATGGAGAGGTACTTGGGAACGGTGGCAAGATGGACTTTG
Coding sequences within:
- the LOC136454088 gene encoding membrane protein PM19L-like, with the translated sequence MALLSLEALGRRNVAGPLLLLNLALYVSMTGFASWALNSFVDDIGDQEYYPPADDACMCTGMPAGAAPRSAGDEATLHFIQFALLAAVLGSAAKAAAAFHARASWRPQGLAAAAALGTVAWAATALALGLACKEMRAAAAAARGWQMRALEAITATLAVTQLAYVLLLHRAAAADSDVDADAAAGDQCEPGCSAATEGEDVDCQHAQQQHGHHHHRQGGGPSCSVM